One region of Citrus sinensis cultivar Valencia sweet orange chromosome 6, DVS_A1.0, whole genome shotgun sequence genomic DNA includes:
- the LOC102616593 gene encoding ATPase 4, plasma membrane-type-like isoform X3, translating to MESITNEAVDLENVPMEEVFETLKCSQEGLSTEAAEQRLSIFGYNKLQEKRESKILKFLGFMWNPLSWVMEAAAIMAIVLANGGGKPPEWQDFTGIATLLLINSTVCFIQENNAGAASAALMARLAPKAKVLRDGNWKEEDAAILVPGDLISVKLGDIIPADARLFEGDPLTIDQSALTGESLTVSKGPGDCVYSGSTCKQGEIQAVVIATGVRTFLGRAVHLVDTTNQVGHFQKILSAVGEYCICSIALGLIAEIIVMYAIQHREYRTGLKNLLVLLIGGIPIAMPTVLSVTMAIGSQRLSLKGVITKRMSAIVDMAGMDVLCCDKTGTLTLNKLTVDKNLIEIFARGVDVDDVVLMAARASQVENLDVIDAAIVGMLADPKEARADIQEVHFLPFDPTGKRTALTYIDSEGKMHRVTKGAPEQILNLLHNKSEIGHRVNAVINKFAERGLRSLAVAYQEVPEGSKESSGSPWQFIGLIPLFDPPIHDSAETIRRALSLGLSVKMITGDQLAIAKETGRRLGMGTNMHESIVALPVDELIEKADGFAGVFPAVLIFFIEHKYEIVKHLQARNHICGMIGNGVNDAPALKKADIGIAVADATDAARSAADIVLTEPGLNVIITSVLISRAIFQRMRNYTIYAVSITIHIGFAFRLLALIWQFNFPPFMVLIIAILNDGAIIMTISKDRVRPSPHPERWNLIQIFVTGSILGGYLAMMTVNFFWTASRTDFFPRTFGVSSLNKKDVDDWRKLVSAVYLQVSSISQAHLFVTRARSWSYVECPVLFLALAFFVAQLIATLIAVYATWSFATIEGIGWGWAGVIWLYNIIFYIPLDFIKFFIQYVLSRKFWDLVIEQKIAFTTKRDLRKEKHERWAQEQRTLHGLHPLDTSMFSVRSSYRELSRMAEEARRRAEIARLRELHTLKGHIESLIRLKGLDIDAIQQSYSV from the exons GGTAAACCTCCTGAATGGCAAGATTTTACTGGGATAGCAACCCTGCTTCTTATCAATTCAACAGTTTGTTTCATTCAGGAGAACAATGCTGGTGCTGCCAGCGCAGCTCTCATGGCTCGTCTTGCTCCTAAAGCTAAG GTCCTTCGAGATGGAAACTGGAAGGAGGAAGATGCAGCCATTCTTGTCCCTGGTGATCTCATCAGTGTTAAGCTTGGTGACATTATTCCTGCTGATGCTCGTCTCTTCGAAGGTGATCCATTGACAATTGATCAG TCTGCTCTCACAGGCGAGTCTCTTACCGTAAGTAAGGGTCCTGGTGACTGTGTATATTCAGGCTCTACGTGCAAACAAGGGGAGATTCAAGCTGTGGTCATAGCCACTGGTGTTCGCACCTTCCTTGGCAGAGCTGTACATCTTGTGGATACCACAAATCAAGTGGGTCACTTTCAAAAG ATCTTGTCTGCAGTTGGGGAATATTGTATTTGCTCAATTGCACTGGGGTTAATAGCAGAGATCATTGTCATGTACGCGATTCAACACAGGGAATACCGCACAGgacttaaaaatttacttgtgCTTCTTATTGGAGGAATTCCTATTGCCATGCCTACTGTTTTATCAGTGACAATGGCGATTGGTTCCCAACGATTGTCTTTGAAG GGAGTTATCACAAAGAGAATGAGTGCAATAGTCGATATGGCCGGCATGGATGTGCTTTGCTGTGACAAAACTGGAACTCTAACTTTGAACAAATTAACAGTTGACAAGAATCTAATTGAG ATCTTTGCTAGAGGAGTGGACGTAGACGATGTTGTTCTGATGGCAGCTCGAGCCTCCCAAGTGGAAAACCTAGATGTAATAGATGCTGCTATAGTAGGAATGTTGGCTGATCCAAAGGAG GCTAGGGCTGATATCCAAGAAGTTCACTTCCTTCCATTTGACCCCACAGGTAAGCGAACAGCTCTGACGTATATCGACAGTGAAGGCAAAATGCATAGGGTCACCAAAGGTGCTCCAGAGCAG attttaaaCCTTTTACACAACAAATCAGAGATAGGACACAGAGTCAATGCCGTGATTAATAAGTTTGCAGAACGAGGATTACGATCTCTTGCAGTGGCATATCAG GAAGTTCCTGAAGGATCAAAAGAGAGCTCAGGAAGCCCATGGCAATTTATTGGACTCATTCCTTTGTTTGATCCTCCGATACATGATAGTGCAGAAACAATAAGAAGGGCACTGAGTCTTGGGCTGAGCGTGAAAATGATCACAG GTGATCAACTTGCAATAGCAAAAGAAACAGGACGTCGTCTTGGAATGGGAACCAACAT GCATGAGTCGATAGTTGCTTTACCGGTTGACGAGTTGATTGAGAAAGCTGATGGGTTTGCTGGTGTTTTCCCTG CTGtccttattttctttatagagCACAAATATGAGATTGTGAAGCATTTGCAAGCTAGGAACCATATCTGTGGAATGATCGGTAATGGCGTCAATGATGCTCCTGCTCTAAAGAAAGCAGACATTGGCATAGCTGTTGCTGATGCAACTGATGCAGCTCGTAGTGCTGCCGACATTGTCCTGACAGAACCTGGCCTTAATGTTATCATTACTTCTGTTCTAATTAGTCGAGCAATATTCCAGAGGATGAGAAATTACACG ATATATGCAGTCTCCATTACCATCCATATTGGA TTTGCTTTCAGGCTGCTAGCTCTCATCTGGCAGTTTAACTTTCCACCCTTCATGGTGCTGATAATTGCGATTCTTAATGATG GTGCTATTATTATGACAATATCAAAAGATAGAGTGAGACCATCTCCTCATCCAGAAAGGTGGAATTTGATCCAGATCTTTGTAACTGGAAGCATTCTTGGTGGTTACTTGGCAATGATGACTGTGAATTTCTTTTGGACAGCATCCAGGACAGACTTCTTTCCA CGTACATTTGGCGTTTCAAGTCTTAACAAAAAGGATGTGGATGACTGGAGAAAACTTGTCTCGGCAGTGTACCTGCAAGTGAGTTCCATTAGTCAAGCCCACCTATTCGTGACCCGTGCAAGGAGTTGGTCTTACGTCGAGTGTCCCGTCCTGTTCCTTGCTCTGGCTTTCTTTGTTGCTCAGCTG ATTGCTACACTGATTGCCGTCTATGCAACCTGGAGCTTTGCTACAATTGAAGGAATAGGATGGGGTTGGGCTGGTGTGATTTGGCTTTATAATATCATCTTCTACATTCCGCTTGATTTTATAAAGTTCTTCATCCAGTATGTGCTTAGCAGAAAATTTTGGGATCTTGTCATTGAACAAAAG ATTGCCTTCACGACTAAAAGAGATCtccgaaaagaaaaacatgagCGATGGGCACAGGAGCAGAGAACCCTCCATGGGTTGCACCCACTTGACACCAGTATGTTCAGTGTACGAAGCAGTTACCGAGAACTTAGCCGGATGGCTGAAGAAGCAAGAAGAAGAGCTGAGATTGCgag ATTGAGAGAACTGCATACACTGAAAGGGCACATTGAATCACTGATTAGGCTTAAAGGACTGGATATCGACGCAATTCAGCAATCCTACTCCGTCTGA
- the LOC102616593 gene encoding ATPase 4, plasma membrane-type-like isoform X4 yields the protein MESIMNEAMDLENVPMEEVFETLKCSQEGLSTEAAEQRLSIFGYNKLQEKRESKILKFLGFMWNPLSWVMEAAAIMAIVLANGGGKPPEWQDFTGIATLLLINSTVCFIQENNAGAASAALMARLAPKAKVLRDGNWKEEDAAILVPGDLISVKLGDIIPADARLFEGDPLTIDQSALTGESLTVSKGPGDCVYSGSTCKQGEIQAVVIATGVRTFLGRAVHLVDTTNQVGHFQKILSAVGEYCICSIALGLIAEIIVMYAIQHREYRTGLKNLLVLLIGGIPIAMPTVLSVTMAIGSQRLSLKGVITKRMSAIVDMAGMDVLCCDKTGTLTLNKLTVDKNLIEIFARGVDVDDVVLMAARASQVENLDVIDAAIVGMLADPKEARADIQEVHFLPFDPTGKRTALTYIDSEGKMHRVTKGAPEQILNLLHNKSEIGHRVNAVINKFAERGLRSLAVAYQEVPEGSKESSGSPWQFIGLIPLFDPPIHDSAETIRRALSLGLSVKMITGDQLAIAKETGRRLGMGTNMHESIVALPVDELIEKADGFAGVFPAVLIFFIEHKYEIVKHLQARNHICGMIGNGVNDAPALKKADIGIAVADATDAARSAADIVLTEPGLNVIITSVLISRAIFQRMRNYTIYAVSITIHIGFAFRLLALIWQFNFPPFMVLIIAILNDGAIIMTISKDRVRPSPHPERWNLIQIFVTGSILGGYLAMMTVNFFWTASRTDFFPRTFGVSSLNKKDVDDWRKLVSAVYLQVSSISQAHLFVTRARSWSYVECPVLFLALAFFVAQLIATLIAVYATWSFATIEGIGWGWAGVIWLYNIIFYIPLDFIKFFIQYVLSRKFWDLVIEQKIAFTTKRDLRKEKHERWAQEQRTLHGLHPLDTSMFSVRSSYRELSRMAEEARRRAEIARLRELHTLKGHIESLIRLKGLDIDAIQQSYSV from the exons GGTAAACCTCCTGAATGGCAAGATTTTACTGGGATAGCAACCCTGCTTCTTATCAATTCAACAGTTTGTTTCATTCAGGAGAACAATGCTGGTGCTGCCAGCGCAGCTCTCATGGCTCGTCTTGCTCCTAAAGCTAAG GTCCTTCGAGATGGAAACTGGAAGGAGGAAGATGCAGCCATTCTTGTCCCTGGTGATCTCATCAGTGTTAAGCTTGGTGACATTATTCCTGCTGATGCTCGTCTCTTCGAAGGTGATCCATTGACAATTGATCAG TCTGCTCTCACAGGCGAGTCTCTTACCGTAAGTAAGGGTCCTGGTGACTGTGTATATTCAGGCTCTACGTGCAAACAAGGGGAGATTCAAGCTGTGGTCATAGCCACTGGTGTTCGCACCTTCCTTGGCAGAGCTGTACATCTTGTGGATACCACAAATCAAGTGGGTCACTTTCAAAAG ATCTTGTCTGCAGTTGGGGAATATTGTATTTGCTCAATTGCACTGGGGTTAATAGCAGAGATCATTGTCATGTACGCGATTCAACACAGGGAATACCGCACAGgacttaaaaatttacttgtgCTTCTTATTGGAGGAATTCCTATTGCCATGCCTACTGTTTTATCAGTGACAATGGCGATTGGTTCCCAACGATTGTCTTTGAAG GGAGTTATCACAAAGAGAATGAGTGCAATAGTCGATATGGCCGGCATGGATGTGCTTTGCTGTGACAAAACTGGAACTCTAACTTTGAACAAATTAACAGTTGACAAGAATCTAATTGAG ATCTTTGCTAGAGGAGTGGACGTAGACGATGTTGTTCTGATGGCAGCTCGAGCCTCCCAAGTGGAAAACCTAGATGTAATAGATGCTGCTATAGTAGGAATGTTGGCTGATCCAAAGGAG GCTAGGGCTGATATCCAAGAAGTTCACTTCCTTCCATTTGACCCCACAGGTAAGCGAACAGCTCTGACGTATATCGACAGTGAAGGCAAAATGCATAGGGTCACCAAAGGTGCTCCAGAGCAG attttaaaCCTTTTACACAACAAATCAGAGATAGGACACAGAGTCAATGCCGTGATTAATAAGTTTGCAGAACGAGGATTACGATCTCTTGCAGTGGCATATCAG GAAGTTCCTGAAGGATCAAAAGAGAGCTCAGGAAGCCCATGGCAATTTATTGGACTCATTCCTTTGTTTGATCCTCCGATACATGATAGTGCAGAAACAATAAGAAGGGCACTGAGTCTTGGGCTGAGCGTGAAAATGATCACAG GTGATCAACTTGCAATAGCAAAAGAAACAGGACGTCGTCTTGGAATGGGAACCAACAT GCATGAGTCGATAGTTGCTTTACCGGTTGACGAGTTGATTGAGAAAGCTGATGGGTTTGCTGGTGTTTTCCCTG CTGtccttattttctttatagagCACAAATATGAGATTGTGAAGCATTTGCAAGCTAGGAACCATATCTGTGGAATGATCGGTAATGGCGTCAATGATGCTCCTGCTCTAAAGAAAGCAGACATTGGCATAGCTGTTGCTGATGCAACTGATGCAGCTCGTAGTGCTGCCGACATTGTCCTGACAGAACCTGGCCTTAATGTTATCATTACTTCTGTTCTAATTAGTCGAGCAATATTCCAGAGGATGAGAAATTACACG ATATATGCAGTCTCCATTACCATCCATATTGGA TTTGCTTTCAGGCTGCTAGCTCTCATCTGGCAGTTTAACTTTCCACCCTTCATGGTGCTGATAATTGCGATTCTTAATGATG GTGCTATTATTATGACAATATCAAAAGATAGAGTGAGACCATCTCCTCATCCAGAAAGGTGGAATTTGATCCAGATCTTTGTAACTGGAAGCATTCTTGGTGGTTACTTGGCAATGATGACTGTGAATTTCTTTTGGACAGCATCCAGGACAGACTTCTTTCCA CGTACATTTGGCGTTTCAAGTCTTAACAAAAAGGATGTGGATGACTGGAGAAAACTTGTCTCGGCAGTGTACCTGCAAGTGAGTTCCATTAGTCAAGCCCACCTATTCGTGACCCGTGCAAGGAGTTGGTCTTACGTCGAGTGTCCCGTCCTGTTCCTTGCTCTGGCTTTCTTTGTTGCTCAGCTG ATTGCTACACTGATTGCCGTCTATGCAACCTGGAGCTTTGCTACAATTGAAGGAATAGGATGGGGTTGGGCTGGTGTGATTTGGCTTTATAATATCATCTTCTACATTCCGCTTGATTTTATAAAGTTCTTCATCCAGTATGTGCTTAGCAGAAAATTTTGGGATCTTGTCATTGAACAAAAG ATTGCCTTCACGACTAAAAGAGATCtccgaaaagaaaaacatgagCGATGGGCACAGGAGCAGAGAACCCTCCATGGGTTGCACCCACTTGACACCAGTATGTTCAGTGTACGAAGCAGTTACCGAGAACTTAGCCGGATGGCTGAAGAAGCAAGAAGAAGAGCTGAGATTGCgag ATTGAGAGAACTGCATACACTGAAAGGGCACATTGAATCACTGATTAGGCTTAAAGGACTGGATATCGACGCAATTCAGCAATCCTACTCCGTCTGA
- the LOC102616593 gene encoding ATPase 4, plasma membrane-type-like isoform X5, translated as MEEVFETLKCSQEGLSTEAAEQRLSIFGYNKLQEKRESKILKFLGFMWNPLSWVMEAAAIMAIVLANGGGKPPEWQDFTGIATLLLINSTVCFIQENNAGAASAALMARLAPKAKVLRDGNWKEEDAAILVPGDLISVKLGDIIPADARLFEGDPLTIDQSALTGESLTVSKGPGDCVYSGSTCKQGEIQAVVIATGVRTFLGRAVHLVDTTNQVGHFQKILSAVGEYCICSIALGLIAEIIVMYAIQHREYRTGLKNLLVLLIGGIPIAMPTVLSVTMAIGSQRLSLKGVITKRMSAIVDMAGMDVLCCDKTGTLTLNKLTVDKNLIEIFARGVDVDDVVLMAARASQVENLDVIDAAIVGMLADPKEARADIQEVHFLPFDPTGKRTALTYIDSEGKMHRVTKGAPEQILNLLHNKSEIGHRVNAVINKFAERGLRSLAVAYQEVPEGSKESSGSPWQFIGLIPLFDPPIHDSAETIRRALSLGLSVKMITGDQLAIAKETGRRLGMGTNMHESIVALPVDELIEKADGFAGVFPAVLIFFIEHKYEIVKHLQARNHICGMIGNGVNDAPALKKADIGIAVADATDAARSAADIVLTEPGLNVIITSVLISRAIFQRMRNYTIYAVSITIHIGFAFRLLALIWQFNFPPFMVLIIAILNDGAIIMTISKDRVRPSPHPERWNLIQIFVTGSILGGYLAMMTVNFFWTASRTDFFPRTFGVSSLNKKDVDDWRKLVSAVYLQVSSISQAHLFVTRARSWSYVECPVLFLALAFFVAQLIATLIAVYATWSFATIEGIGWGWAGVIWLYNIIFYIPLDFIKFFIQYVLSRKFWDLVIEQKIAFTTKRDLRKEKHERWAQEQRTLHGLHPLDTSMFSVRSSYRELSRMAEEARRRAEIARLRELHTLKGHIESLIRLKGLDIDAIQQSYSV; from the exons GGTAAACCTCCTGAATGGCAAGATTTTACTGGGATAGCAACCCTGCTTCTTATCAATTCAACAGTTTGTTTCATTCAGGAGAACAATGCTGGTGCTGCCAGCGCAGCTCTCATGGCTCGTCTTGCTCCTAAAGCTAAG GTCCTTCGAGATGGAAACTGGAAGGAGGAAGATGCAGCCATTCTTGTCCCTGGTGATCTCATCAGTGTTAAGCTTGGTGACATTATTCCTGCTGATGCTCGTCTCTTCGAAGGTGATCCATTGACAATTGATCAG TCTGCTCTCACAGGCGAGTCTCTTACCGTAAGTAAGGGTCCTGGTGACTGTGTATATTCAGGCTCTACGTGCAAACAAGGGGAGATTCAAGCTGTGGTCATAGCCACTGGTGTTCGCACCTTCCTTGGCAGAGCTGTACATCTTGTGGATACCACAAATCAAGTGGGTCACTTTCAAAAG ATCTTGTCTGCAGTTGGGGAATATTGTATTTGCTCAATTGCACTGGGGTTAATAGCAGAGATCATTGTCATGTACGCGATTCAACACAGGGAATACCGCACAGgacttaaaaatttacttgtgCTTCTTATTGGAGGAATTCCTATTGCCATGCCTACTGTTTTATCAGTGACAATGGCGATTGGTTCCCAACGATTGTCTTTGAAG GGAGTTATCACAAAGAGAATGAGTGCAATAGTCGATATGGCCGGCATGGATGTGCTTTGCTGTGACAAAACTGGAACTCTAACTTTGAACAAATTAACAGTTGACAAGAATCTAATTGAG ATCTTTGCTAGAGGAGTGGACGTAGACGATGTTGTTCTGATGGCAGCTCGAGCCTCCCAAGTGGAAAACCTAGATGTAATAGATGCTGCTATAGTAGGAATGTTGGCTGATCCAAAGGAG GCTAGGGCTGATATCCAAGAAGTTCACTTCCTTCCATTTGACCCCACAGGTAAGCGAACAGCTCTGACGTATATCGACAGTGAAGGCAAAATGCATAGGGTCACCAAAGGTGCTCCAGAGCAG attttaaaCCTTTTACACAACAAATCAGAGATAGGACACAGAGTCAATGCCGTGATTAATAAGTTTGCAGAACGAGGATTACGATCTCTTGCAGTGGCATATCAG GAAGTTCCTGAAGGATCAAAAGAGAGCTCAGGAAGCCCATGGCAATTTATTGGACTCATTCCTTTGTTTGATCCTCCGATACATGATAGTGCAGAAACAATAAGAAGGGCACTGAGTCTTGGGCTGAGCGTGAAAATGATCACAG GTGATCAACTTGCAATAGCAAAAGAAACAGGACGTCGTCTTGGAATGGGAACCAACAT GCATGAGTCGATAGTTGCTTTACCGGTTGACGAGTTGATTGAGAAAGCTGATGGGTTTGCTGGTGTTTTCCCTG CTGtccttattttctttatagagCACAAATATGAGATTGTGAAGCATTTGCAAGCTAGGAACCATATCTGTGGAATGATCGGTAATGGCGTCAATGATGCTCCTGCTCTAAAGAAAGCAGACATTGGCATAGCTGTTGCTGATGCAACTGATGCAGCTCGTAGTGCTGCCGACATTGTCCTGACAGAACCTGGCCTTAATGTTATCATTACTTCTGTTCTAATTAGTCGAGCAATATTCCAGAGGATGAGAAATTACACG ATATATGCAGTCTCCATTACCATCCATATTGGA TTTGCTTTCAGGCTGCTAGCTCTCATCTGGCAGTTTAACTTTCCACCCTTCATGGTGCTGATAATTGCGATTCTTAATGATG GTGCTATTATTATGACAATATCAAAAGATAGAGTGAGACCATCTCCTCATCCAGAAAGGTGGAATTTGATCCAGATCTTTGTAACTGGAAGCATTCTTGGTGGTTACTTGGCAATGATGACTGTGAATTTCTTTTGGACAGCATCCAGGACAGACTTCTTTCCA CGTACATTTGGCGTTTCAAGTCTTAACAAAAAGGATGTGGATGACTGGAGAAAACTTGTCTCGGCAGTGTACCTGCAAGTGAGTTCCATTAGTCAAGCCCACCTATTCGTGACCCGTGCAAGGAGTTGGTCTTACGTCGAGTGTCCCGTCCTGTTCCTTGCTCTGGCTTTCTTTGTTGCTCAGCTG ATTGCTACACTGATTGCCGTCTATGCAACCTGGAGCTTTGCTACAATTGAAGGAATAGGATGGGGTTGGGCTGGTGTGATTTGGCTTTATAATATCATCTTCTACATTCCGCTTGATTTTATAAAGTTCTTCATCCAGTATGTGCTTAGCAGAAAATTTTGGGATCTTGTCATTGAACAAAAG ATTGCCTTCACGACTAAAAGAGATCtccgaaaagaaaaacatgagCGATGGGCACAGGAGCAGAGAACCCTCCATGGGTTGCACCCACTTGACACCAGTATGTTCAGTGTACGAAGCAGTTACCGAGAACTTAGCCGGATGGCTGAAGAAGCAAGAAGAAGAGCTGAGATTGCgag ATTGAGAGAACTGCATACACTGAAAGGGCACATTGAATCACTGATTAGGCTTAAAGGACTGGATATCGACGCAATTCAGCAATCCTACTCCGTCTGA